The Bos mutus isolate GX-2022 chromosome 7, NWIPB_WYAK_1.1, whole genome shotgun sequence genome window below encodes:
- the LOC102288193 gene encoding LOW QUALITY PROTEIN: olfactory receptor 7E178 (The sequence of the model RefSeq protein was modified relative to this genomic sequence to represent the inferred CDS: inserted 1 base in 1 codon; substituted 1 base at 1 genomic stop codon) encodes MDTVLNAHLVISYFSNPLSFFQRXPSSTEXGNLTRVSEFFLLGLSDDPELQPFLVGLFLSMYLVTVLGNLLIILAVTSDPHLHTPMYFFLSNLSLADIGFISSTVPNMIVNIQTHSRGISYVGCLTQISTFTFFGCLDDTLLLVMAYDRFVAICQPLHYTVIMNPRLCCSLVLVSSFVSLLESQVHSWIVSQVACFKDVEISNFFCDPSLLLKLACFDTFTSNIVMYFGGTIFGFLPVSGIFFSYYKIFSSILRVPSLGGRYKAFSTCGSHLAGVCLFYGTGLGVYLSSATSQSPRKDAVASVVYTVVTPMLNPFIYSLRNRDIKRAVFRLLSKTI; translated from the exons ATGGACACAGTGCTCAATGCCCATTTAgttatttcctatttttcaaaCCCTCTTTCATTCTTCCAAAGGTGACCAAGCAGCACAG CTGGAAATCTAACAAGAGTCTCAGAATTCTTCCTTCTGGGCCTGTCAGATGATCCAGAACTGCAGCCTTTCCTCGTTGGACTCTTCCTGTCCATGTACCTGGTCACTGTGCTGGGGAACCTGCTCATCATCCTGGCTGTCACCTctgacccccacctccacacccccatgtacttcttcctctccaacctgtCCTTGGCGGACATTGGTTTCATCTCCAGCACTGTCCCCAATATGATTGTGAACATCCAAACTCACAGCAGAGGCATTTCCTATGTGGGCTGCCTGACACAGATATCTACTTTTACCTTTTTTGGTTGTTTGGATGATACGCTTCTGCTTGTGATGGCCTATGACAGGTTTGTGGCCATCTGTCAGCCACTGCACTACACCGTCATCATGAACCCACGCCTGTGCTGCTCCTTAGTTTTGGTGTCCTCTTTTGTTAGTCTTTTGGAGTCCCAGGTGCACAGTTGGATTGTGTCACAAGTCGCCTGCTTCAAGGATGTGGAAATTTCTAATTTCTTCTGTGACCCTTCTCTACTCCTCAAGCTTGCCTGTTTTGACACTTTCACCAGTAACATAGTCATGTATTTTGGTGGTACCATCTTTGGATTTCTTCCTGTCTCAGGTATCTTTTTCTCTTACTATAAAATTTTTTCCTCCATTCTGAGAGTTCCCTCATTAGGTGGGAGGTAtaaagccttctccacctgtggctcTCATCTGGCAGGTGTTTGCTTATTTTATGGAACAGGCCTTGGTGTGTACCTCAGCTCAGCCACCTCACAATCTCCCAGGAAGGATGCAGTGGCCTCAGTGGTGTACACCGTGGTcacccccatgctgaaccccttcatctacagTCTCAGGAATAGGGACATCAAAAGGGCCGTGTTCAGGTTACTCAGCAAAACAATCTAA